Part of the Plasmodium falciparum 3D7 genome assembly, chromosome: 10 genome, tatgtgtatccATTTTAATTAACTTTCATAttctttaaatttaaaagttAAAGTTTATTATCTCatgaaataaatttattaattgtatatcattaaataatataataatataataatatttatttaaaaaaattagttATCTATATCCAATATGCTTATTtcaaaggaaatatataacatcCTTAGGTAAAATTGAAGTTAAATGCTTTTATAAagaatacaaataaatataagagaatataaatatatatattggatGAATCTCTAAAGGAAACAcaaattttttcaaaaagggatatacaaatatatatatatatatatatatttatatatttatatatttatatatatgtgtaattattttatcttaTATTTCCATTTATGTGAACAAGAGATTTATAAGTCTATGCTTTGTaaacttttttattaatctGATTTATAAAACGattcaataaataataatattgttatatatatatatatatattaaattatacatacatatataacattagTTATTTCCTTTTAGTTAATGTtctcattttttattctcttgatattttttttttttttccgaTTTCCTTTGATTTACAaagatatatgtataataacgCACactacaaaaataaaaaaataataataaaataataaacatgtatataataatatatacaaaattataatttctttcttttttttttttttttttttttttttccttaaagACATTGTTTGATTTTGTTTTGTTcttttacaatatataaatatatatgtttttattttatatatttttttttatttaaatgtcAATaagatcaaaaaaaaataagaacatttaaatatatgtatttataaataatatatatatatatatatatatattataatttcatatatataatatttatatatatgtatctttaaaaatattgatgTAATAatcaattttatatatttcttatttttcttatttctagattaattttaattttaaatttaatttcctttgatattatttgtattaaacgttatatatatatatatatatatatatatcttatattttaaaagatcacatatatatatatatatatatatatatatatatatatttatttatttatttatttatttattaatttcattttgtatttttttattattattttaaaaaataataagttcAATTTATCAATGacgaaaaataaaaaaggaaaaaataaagaagttATAAATAActatgaagaagaagaagattaTAATATCATAGATCATGATGAAAATGCCGAAGTAGATGTAATTCCTGAACCCGATTTTAATTCAAATATggtttatttaaatatatacgaTTTAGATTCCGTTTCTAAAGTTGTTAATACTGTCGCTAGATCAGTAGGAGCCGGTAAAACAAAGagattaaatattaataaaagaaaatattcataagGAAAAGcagattataaaaataaataaatataaatataaatatatatatatatatatatagtttgataatatatataattattcattatatattattataattattttatattatatatttaattttttttttttttttttttttaaatatatatatcttgtattatcattttttcttaGGTGCTTTTCATGCTGGTGTAGAAGTATATGGATATGAATATTCGTTTGGTTACATAATGGgtatgaaaaaaaacaaaacaaaacaagaCCCTTacttttaaattaataaataaataaatatatatatatttattattttcccacattttatttttagatgGTGAAACAGGCGTAACTAAGACAAATGCTCGTTATCATCCTTATCATGTATACCGAGAAACAATTCCAAtggtaatataattttatatatttttttttgcattataaaataagtttatatatatatatatatatatatatatatatgtttatatttatgtatattcttttttttttttatttttttttacttttttttaggGGTAatgatacaaaaaaataatgaaattttaaaaaatattaaaacttATCGAATtcatgttaatatatatatatatatatttcttttggTGTTTAGTAAAACTCCATTAACAAAAGAAGAAGTTGATCTTCTTGTCGAGGTTATGAAACTACAATGGATAGGAGATacttatgatatattatcaaggtaaaaaaaaaaaaaaattaatatataatatatatatatatatatatatacacatatatatatattatatatattttacatttttttgtaaataggAATTGCCTAAATTACGCCGattatttttgtaatttattGGGTAAGttggaaaaaaattaaataatatataacatgtataagtgattatatatatatatatatatatatatatattaaataaaaagattgaatttatttttatttctatcatgtttgtataaatattttttatattgcatgttaaaatgtaaattataaaatgatttcatttattataatatatatttatatttaattttttctaaatTCAGATGTGGGTGGTATACCTGAGTGGGTTATGAGCTTACAAAAAAAAGTGACCTGGGTTaaatcaaatataaatatagccGCCAGTAAATTAaaggtaattttttttttatattcattatataacactaaattttttaaaaatatcatgTGTCTtatattaagaaataaatataatatatatatatatatatttatttatttttatttattttttttttattatataaaggaaTTAAACAAAGCAGCTGGTATTCCCAATGTCATTAATTatttgaagaaaaaatatgagGATAGTAATAGTAGTGATGATTATAAAGGGTAATCCGATATTTTAACgtttgtaatttttatttttttttgaatttattatttcttattttttttgtgtgtataGATGATTTTATTCTCtacctttttttattttgaatcaTTTATTGCAGATGTAAAGTTGTTGTAAAATGATAAgatttaagaaaaatatatatgaaatataatacatatataaataatatatgtgtattattatttattaaaaaaaaaaaaaaaaaaaaaaaaatagaggAATAAAAGTTaaaatttgtaatattttaatcCTCTAatcaatttatttatatcacattatatatatatatatatatatatataatacatttgaATACATTCTATTATGTTtccatttgttttatttatgtttttttttttttttatttttaatatttatataataatacaatgaaaaaaaaaaaaaaaaaaaaaaaagtggacATACAATTTAGGTAAAAATACATGTAccacaaaaaataatataataaaaattataattttttttttttcttattctaTCTTTActgtttaataaatatatgattcattattatataaaatatatatatatatatatatatgatatataatgaaatagtctttttttttagtcatttatattttccttttttttttttttttttaaatataaaagtttacatttttcatttattttatcattacatttaattttataataaaagaaaaaaaaaaaaaaaaaaaaggaaaaaaaaaaaagtaattttacttgtttttatatacttGCATATttgttttcatttattttaaaataatattgttataaaaaaaaaataaaaataagtaaaataaaataataaaaattcaaaaactattaataatactaaaaattttaagtataattttttattacaatttgaaaggtataaaaaaataaatatataattatatatatgaatgtattttttttatacctcATAAAGAAACGAAATATATCTctctctctttttttttttttttttttttttttccttttatttacattagaACTATTAaatttacaaatatttataatatacataaatatattacatatattatatatatatgtgaaataattaatatattacaaaaatattataataaataataaaattccattaataaaaagaaaaaaaaaagaaattatttatatttcactTTTTTTGTTTGCTTGTTTATATGATTACATGTATAGTAgtgtattataaatatatatatatatatatattatgtatatttcttatattttcttatttttcaaaatatctTATTAATGttaaatattacattatataaatatatatatttgttacatattttattattatattaaataaagaaaaagaaaatattatattatgtagaAGCTTTTAAAATTCAATAACGTaataagataatatatatatatatatatatatgtatatgtatatataattttttcttttaataatggctttatttcattttgttaATTGTTCCTTGGCTACTTTTATTCCttactatattatttatgatgGATTTAAATTGTAAtctaatttttataaactaaatagctatatatatatatatatatatatatatatatagatatatatttaaaaaaaaaaaaaaaaaaattgtgttCAAAAAACAATGTAAAAAGCTGTTTTTTTAGTAAAATTTGTATTgctttttcataatttacaTGAACAagtcataaatattttacatataaataatatatcgtATTTATCTATTTTGCTTCATTTTTGTAGATCCAAAAATGTAGGAGCAACCAAAttgttttttcttgtttgtttttattacattatcTCTCAAATATTAAAGGTTAGACATATTAGGAACGGGatgaaaaataagaaattaaaggaaaaaaaaccTGTCgcataattttttatgtgaACGATTTTAATGGCTtgattacatatatttattttattttatttatttttttttttttttcagttATTTGCCTTAGCATTTTGTTCCATTGGGCTTTTCCAAAGCATGAACCTTTTTAATGTAATTTcccaaaaaaataaaatatatatatatatatatatatatatatatatataccatataCAACAACATTGTATAAATTTCCCctgaaatattttatttatgttgttTTTTAGATAATATTTCAAGAGTCGGCGAATATAATTGATTTGGcaggaatatattatatcttatCACACAAGTAAATGAAAATTAATTGTAAAACATTAATACACAcatgtataatatgtatataatatttatatttcatttgtaGGCACACAAATTCTATTAATTTGAATGAGAGAATATTATCTGTAGGACTAAGTTGGGGCTTTTACGAATCTTTAGCAACCaattttttcccttttcttATAggtatgatatatatatatatatatatatatatatatatatttataaatatgtatatttatttgtagtatgaataattattatatatttttaaattaacgTATAAAATGTCTACAGGGGGAAAATCATTGGAATTTTCATTGAAGTATATTTATAGATCCATATCGGCGAATACATTTTTGGTAAGttacaatatatacatttttttaaaaatattataaaaaaaaaaaaaaaaaaaaatatatatatatatatatatatatatatatatctatatgtatatattttattttggcttattttttttgatagtTTTCCAATTTGTCTAAAACATGTCTATTGTTCATGTGGATGAAAAATACATCCGGTAAAACAAAAATCAATGCTGTTAATTCTTTACTCGTTTACTTCACTTTCATATTACCTCTTGTGAATAggtaaagaagaagaagaaaaaaaagaaaaaagaaaaaagaaaaaaaaaaataaagtatatatttatctgattatattatattatattatattatattatattatattatattatattttattttattttattttttcttgaaggattatattaataaaggaAGAATCATTTAGGagtgatatatttattcaattACTTTTTGAATTTGCTttaacatttattttatctataATTACCAAATTCATATTTAGTTCACAATTAAATGTTTCACATGAGCATAAAAATGCAACATACAGTGATGATGAGATTTATCAAGTTAATAAagacttaaaaaaaaaggataagaaaaaaaagaagaattaaaaaaatattagacTTATAAAGCATAAAGGATAttacttataatatataataataaataaataaataaataaatatatttatatatatatatatatatatatatatatatatatttatttatttatatttatatatgggtgatttttaatatcttataaatatcttatatacacatatatgtgtgtacTCACCTtttaatatgaacaaaaatgTTCGGTGTCaggtttttattttttttttcttatgttGCATATCCTTGCAATTTTGATGTGTAATTAAAGAATAATCACCGTgattacataaaatatattctgtTTCTTTTTTGGTTCGAATGCGTAAATTACTAATAAATTCATTCTAccaaaagaaagaaaaataaataaagcaAAATAaagcaaaataaaataaaataaaataaaaatgttcatcattacatataaatttattattttgtatatatatatatttatttattaatgttcatattttccttttttgataaataatttcatttttatgttatatttttatgtattactTCTTGTGGGAGTAATTCTTTAACAcacttttttgtttttgttaataaatctctaaataattttaaaaaaaaatggtcataatttttatatataaacattttgtaaaataaatgaatatacttACGAAAATAAGGAAGCCTGTTTGACAGCATGTTCGTATGTAACATCTTCGTTATATTTTAAGGGAATTccttaataaagaaaaaaaaataaaaaaataaaaaaataaaaaaaaaaaaaataaaaaaataaaaaataaaaaaaaaaaaaataaataaaataaaaaataaagtttcaataaagaaatacgataaataatatatttatatatatatatatatatatatatatatatatatatatatatttatgtgtataataGGTTAAGTTTTTATGTGAAATGTTATAATTATCTTCTGTATAGCATTATCCTTTTATAGAACGTTATatgtttcatttttctttcttttaaatataattataaaaagagtTATCTTAGAATATATCCTAATATTTctagtttattttttttatataccatCAGCATTTATTAAGACATAAGAGACAATAGAAGAATTGTTGTTCATCCAACCATTTAAGGATTCACTAATTTCACTTGATGAGCCAgccatatttttcttttttttttttttttatattatacgtgataaaatattagacatttattaatattacacATATCAATGggaatgtatatatattattatttataaatttatttctttattttggtttatttatttatttttttttttctacgtAGACTAGACTAATGACAATTGCTAAGAAGAAGATTACTGctgttttaatatttttttcataacaACGATTTATAAAACcactaataataatttataataaaaatcatattaacttaaaaaaaaaaaaaaaaaaaaattatacatacatatataataaaattacgTATGTGTAATACATATTCAGaactaaaaaatatatgtagtaGTATATGTaagatatacataataatatattgacatagtttgataaatattgtatgcattatttttaaaatattatataattaaaaaaaaataagtatgaaaattataataataaaaataatcaaaaaaataaaaaaaaataaaataaaataaaataaaataagaataataataccGAATTTTCTAATaaagtttatataaatactttatatatgtgttcacgaaaaaaataaagataataaaaatataataatattttttttgtataattttaaaattaataaatatttcataatatatatagatatatataattttttaatttcaaaaaaaaatatctgaAAAGGAAtgtatccatatatatatatatatatatatatataatacacttATTTGAGaactattttttaattttcctcTTTgcacataattattattgtctaatattaaaaatgtttgtcttaatttaattattaattatgtaataacatatacatatatatatttatatattttactttggatgtatataatattcttacatttaatttttatttagttATCGCTAGAAGGCtccttttttaaattttcttttttgcttttttttccttcttcttctttttctgaATCTTCATAGGAATCATCCTGTTCATCTGTCTTTTCActtaaaaatgaatttttgGAATCCCCCGATTTTTCTGATTTAATTGAATGATCAAATGACAACCTTTTTgatgtacttttttttatgcttactttcttttttattactttatCTGAAAGAATAGAAGAAGAATATTCAGAAGTTTGATCTAATGAACTTGGTTTACTACTACTTTCTTTACTACTGTAAGATTCATTTGAATCTTCATCACTTtcgttatttattttgttattttcgTCCTTACATTCTTCAGATTTGCTATCATCAGATTTGCTTTCATCAGATTTGCTTTCATCAGATTTGCTTTCATCAGATTTGCTATCATCAGATTTGCTTTCATCAGATTTGCTTTCATCAGATTTGCTTTCATCAGATTTGCTTTCATCAGATTTGCTTTCATCAGATTTGTTTTCATCAGATTTATCTTCATCTTCTGTTAAATTATTTTCGCTACCACTTTCATAACTGCTGATACTTTCACTGCTTTGTTCGTTGTACTTTTCCGGATTctgcaaaaaaaataaaatcaaaagagatatataaaaatatataaatatatataaatatataaatatatataaatatataaatatatataaatatataaatatatataaatatatacatatatataaatatatacatatatatatcaattaaAACTTATTGATATGTCACCATTAATATGTCCGGGTTTTGTATTATCATTTGCATGCATTTGTTGGCTAGCGAAATGCATTCCGTAAATATAGCATTGGGAGTTTTTGATCTGAAAAATGTAGGGGCAAAAATTTTACTAAGTGCTAGTATggtcatattattttcactAGCATGTTCCGaaattgttttaaaaaaatgtaaaagacATAGAACACATTGTTTAATTCCTTGtgataatttttcatatagtTTTGATAAGTTCAATTTAATAACTTTATCTGAAGCTGAAgtactttttaaataatgtaaTCTTGAAAAAGCATCTTTTCCTAACAATCCATGCTTTtgtgtatttaaaaaaagtttGAATGAACAAACAAGAGAaggaatattattaaaatcagTTGTTGGTTCTCCATATTCTATATCTCCAACAATACCATATAATGTTGCAGCATCTGCTTGTAAGTTAAATAAATCTTTCGTGTTAATTATTTCtggtttttttaaatgtgttAAGAAATCTATAAGAATTGATGGTATATGtttaaaatgtaaatattttttaccaAATCTTTGACATAATATTTCTAAGTCAGCTCCAAATGGAGATATAGGTTGACCACCTAACATAACTTCTTCATTTCTTTGAACAATATAAGGAaagtattttaaatattttgatgcttttatatttaattttaaaaataaatcttctaacttttctatatattccACCTTCTTCCAAAATTTTGGGGATATAAATGGAGTTACAATGGTCAAAAGAGTTTTTGATAAAAAACCACTATGAACCAGATATAAgttttttaaattctttttGTATTTCCTGGGTAATGTATCATACCCtacaaataaaacaaaaaaaaaataaaataaaataataaataaataaataaataaatatatatatatatatatatatatatatatatatatatatatatatatatacatatatgtatatatttgtgttatGTTTAGAAtgtgaaaaataaatataatatttttattatttaattttttacattGTTTAGCATAAGCATATACAGCATCTGTTAGCCAATTTGTATGTGTCTCacataatattaaaacataatTTTCTTTGACAATAGGATCTAACGTCAATATTGCATATCTCCtacaaaaatgaataaatataataataataataataataatgaaatatagaacacatatgtaatatatatatatatatatatatatatatatatatatatatatatattatcatatttatatatatctttacaGAGTTTTTTCAGGATCCGCTCCAGCAGCTACTATAAAACACGGAATGAGAAGAACGATATGTGATCCGTAACCATCTTTTCCTATTACTTTTAATAAATCTGTCTTATATAAACTtttggaaaaaataaaaaataaataagtacaatatgtataatataagaatattgTAATGTaagtttattttataattccaatttgaagaaaatattcaaaaaaaaaaaaaaaaaaaaaaaaaaaaaaaaaaaaagacatatgatatacatatatattatatgtttatataattttattactcGTCAAAATTTTCAGTATATGacctttttaataatttttcatattcagCTAAGACTTCCTGAGGAACCTCAGCATCTGAGTCCAGCATTTTGTATAaccaaatataaaatatatatattatacatatatatatatattatatatatatatatttatttatcgtTATGTTTAATAGTGTTATTTTATTGATATACAACTTTTGTCCTTTAtccataaataataaaatatatacatttaaatgttttatttatttattttttttttaatattttctcataattttaatttttttttctgatcAGACAGTTCATAATTTGTATTGTTTTTATAGCatggaattatatatatatatatatatatatatatgtgtacatttatttatttttttt contains:
- a CDS encoding PPPDE peptidase, putative, with product MTKNKKGKNKEVINNYEEEEDYNIIDHDENAEVDVIPEPDFNSNMVYLNIYDLDSVSKVVNTVARSVGAGAFHAGVEVYGYEYSFGYIMDGETGVTKTNARYHPYHVYRETIPMGKTPLTKEEVDLLVEVMKLQWIGDTYDILSRNCLNYADYFCNLLDVGGIPEWVMSLQKKVTWVKSNINIAASKLKELNKAAGIPNVINYLKKKYEDSNSSDDYKG
- a CDS encoding transmembrane protein 147, putative, which translates into the protein MALFHFVNCSLATFIPYYIIYDGFKLSKNVGATKLFFLVCFYYIISQILKLFALAFCSIGLFQSMNLFNIIFQESANIIDLAGIYYILSHKHTNSINLNERILSVGLSWGFYESLATNFFPFLIGGKSLEFSLKYIYRSISANTFLFSNLSKTCLLFMWMKNTSGKTKINAVNSLLVYFTFILPLVNRIILIKEESFRSDIFIQLLFEFALTFILSIITKFIFSSQLNVSHEHKNATYSDDEIYQVNKDLKKKDKKKKKN
- a CDS encoding roadblock/LC7 domain-containing protein, putative produces the protein MAGSSSEISESLNGWMNNNSSIVSYVLINADGIPLKYNEDVTYEHAVKQASLFSDLLTKTKKCVKELLPQENEFISNLRIRTKKETEYILCNHGDYSLITHQNCKDMQHKKKKIKT
- a CDS encoding rho GTPase-activating protein, putative, whose translation is MLDSDAEVPQEVLAEYEKLLKRSYTENFDDLYKTDLLKVIGKDGYGSHIVLLIPCFIVAAGADPEKTLRYAILTLDPIVKENYVLILCETHTNWLTDAVYAYAKQWYDTLPRKYKKNLKNLYLVHSGFLSKTLLTIVTPFISPKFWKKVEYIEKLEDLFLKLNIKASKYLKYFPYIVQRNEEVMLGGQPISPFGADLEILCQRFGKKYLHFKHIPSILIDFLTHLKKPEIINTKDLFNLQADAATLYGIVGDIEYGEPTTDFNNIPSLVCSFKLFLNTQKHGLLGKDAFSRLHYLKSTSASDKVIKLNLSKLYEKLSQGIKQCVLCLLHFFKTISEHASENNMTILALSKIFAPTFFRSKTPNAIFTECISLANKCMQMIIQNPDILMNPEKYNEQSSESISSYESGSENNLTEDEDKSDENKSDESKSDESKSDESKSDESKSDESKSDDSKSDESKSDESKSDESKSDDSKSEECKDENNKINNESDEDSNESYSSKESSSKPSSLDQTSEYSSSILSDKVIKKKVSIKKSTSKRLSFDHSIKSEKSGDSKNSFLSEKTDEQDDSYEDSEKEEEGKKSKKENLKKEPSSDN